A region of Cellulophaga sp. RHA19 DNA encodes the following proteins:
- a CDS encoding ABC transporter permease: MFKNQLKIAWRSLKKNPLQTGINILSLTVGTICCLIIISYVNAQFGYDTQHKDAASIYRIRTKIKTKGNNSINADVATSSPPIAFALKEDFPEVVDACRVVYFGSGEEALIRNPKNNQSYYESKGYVADSTFFKFFNYTAAEGNLATALEKPNSIVLSKKLASKLFQDENQIINKTLVIGAGEDQFNATITGVFNEPANPTHLNPNYILCMNSPGIGEYANNITNFATQNFAYTYIKLGANVSKASLEKKLPKFMLDRGGNDLADMGFDKKLLLQSVTDIHLHSKGIDKQIEEVSNIEYLYALLFLAFIVQLVACVNFINLSTARASKRAKEIGVRKAIGAQKSSLVKQFLSESILIAFLAVFISIPIVLLLLPVANVLTGGNIEPEHILNLKILLLLGSMGLLTGLIAGIYPALVLSSFKPSKVLKGATELQSNNGLLRRGLVVFQFVVSIVLTVSVIIVSQQLKFAKQKDLGFNKDNLLAIRLGTQELQQNYSAIQSQLQGVPGVSSVTGSNNYPSRSIMGDLAMRLPSQDDDNLTSVYYNGITPNYLETIGTKIIKGRKLRATDSTGILVNMATLEAFNIDIENALAAKIISSYGSETEEYEVVGVTENFHFEDFKQAISPMLIYSETEPDWIVARLETSNIKSVLSGLEANWKKVNPYAPFEYVFVDKETERLYAEEQKLSKISIAFSILAILISCLGLFGLVSYVAEQKKKEIGIRKVLGASVKSVVQLLTKDFLKLVLVAFVIASPIAYYFMQNWLQDFTYKIEIKWWVFLLAGGFAMLITIVTVGFQSIKSAIANPVKSLRTE; encoded by the coding sequence ATGTTTAAAAATCAATTAAAAATAGCGTGGCGTAGTCTTAAAAAAAATCCGTTACAAACAGGTATAAATATTCTTAGTCTTACTGTAGGTACAATATGTTGTTTAATAATAATATCATATGTTAATGCACAATTTGGATATGATACGCAACATAAAGATGCAGCTTCTATATACAGAATACGTACTAAAATAAAAACAAAAGGCAATAACAGTATAAATGCAGACGTAGCTACAAGTAGTCCGCCAATAGCTTTTGCTTTAAAAGAAGATTTTCCTGAGGTGGTAGATGCTTGTAGAGTTGTTTATTTTGGGTCTGGAGAAGAAGCACTTATTCGTAACCCTAAAAATAACCAAAGTTATTATGAGAGTAAGGGGTATGTAGCCGATTCTACTTTTTTTAAATTTTTTAATTATACAGCTGCAGAAGGTAATTTAGCCACAGCCTTAGAAAAGCCAAATAGTATTGTTTTATCTAAAAAATTAGCTTCAAAATTATTTCAAGATGAAAATCAAATTATAAATAAAACATTGGTTATTGGTGCAGGAGAAGATCAATTTAACGCAACCATTACTGGAGTTTTTAATGAACCAGCAAACCCAACTCACTTAAATCCTAATTACATACTGTGCATGAACTCGCCTGGTATTGGCGAATATGCTAATAACATAACTAATTTTGCAACACAAAACTTTGCATATACTTATATTAAACTTGGTGCCAATGTTAGTAAGGCTAGTTTAGAAAAAAAGTTGCCGAAGTTTATGTTAGATCGTGGAGGAAACGATTTAGCAGATATGGGGTTTGATAAAAAATTGTTACTACAATCTGTTACAGATATTCATTTACACTCTAAAGGAATAGACAAGCAAATTGAAGAAGTTTCTAACATTGAGTATTTGTATGCGTTGCTATTTTTAGCCTTTATAGTACAACTAGTTGCTTGCGTAAATTTTATTAATTTAAGTACTGCAAGGGCAAGTAAAAGAGCAAAAGAAATAGGGGTAAGAAAAGCCATTGGAGCACAAAAAAGTTCTTTGGTAAAGCAATTTTTAAGTGAGTCTATTTTAATTGCGTTTTTAGCAGTATTTATTAGCATACCTATAGTTTTATTATTGCTTCCGGTAGCTAATGTATTAACAGGTGGCAACATAGAGCCAGAACACATACTAAACCTTAAAATTTTATTATTGTTGGGATCTATGGGCTTGTTAACAGGTTTAATAGCAGGCATTTACCCTGCATTAGTATTGTCTTCTTTTAAGCCGTCTAAAGTGCTAAAAGGGGCAACAGAATTACAGTCTAATAATGGTTTGTTAAGGCGTGGTTTGGTTGTTTTTCAGTTTGTAGTATCAATAGTTTTAACAGTAAGTGTTATAATAGTATCACAACAACTAAAGTTTGCCAAGCAAAAAGATTTAGGCTTTAACAAAGACAATTTGTTAGCAATACGTTTAGGAACCCAAGAATTACAACAAAACTATAGTGCCATACAATCACAGTTACAAGGAGTACCTGGTGTTAGTTCTGTTACAGGGAGTAACAATTATCCATCTAGATCTATTATGGGCGATTTGGCAATGCGTTTACCTAGTCAGGATGATGATAACCTAACTTCTGTATATTACAATGGTATTACTCCTAATTATTTAGAAACAATTGGCACTAAAATTATTAAAGGTCGTAAGCTTAGAGCAACAGACTCCACAGGTATATTAGTAAATATGGCAACGCTAGAGGCTTTTAATATTGATATAGAAAATGCCTTAGCAGCAAAAATTATAAGTAGTTATGGTAGTGAAACAGAAGAATATGAAGTAGTAGGTGTAACAGAGAATTTTCATTTTGAAGATTTTAAACAGGCAATTTCTCCTATGCTTATATATAGTGAAACAGAGCCAGACTGGATAGTTGCAAGGTTAGAAACCAGCAACATAAAAAGTGTTTTGAGCGGTTTAGAGGCCAACTGGAAAAAAGTGAATCCGTATGCACCGTTTGAGTATGTTTTTGTAGATAAAGAAACAGAAAGGTTATACGCAGAAGAGCAAAAATTATCTAAAATATCTATAGCCTTTAGTATTTTGGCCATCTTAATTAGTTGTTTAGGATTGTTTGGTTTAGTGTCTTACGTTGCAGAGCAAAAGAAGAAAGAAATTGGGATACGTAAAGTTTTAGGTGCTAGTGTAAAATCTGTTGTACAATTATTAACCAAAGATTTTTTAAAGCTAGTATTGGTTGCATTTGTAATTGCATCTCCAATAGCATATTACTTTATGCAAAATTGGCTACAAGATTTTACTTATAAAATTGAAATTAAATGGTGGGTATTTTTATTGGCAGGTGGTTTTGCAATGCTAATAACAATTGTAACTGTTGGTTTTCAGTCTATAAAGTCTGCAATAGCAAACCCAGTTAAAAGTTTACGAACAGAATAA
- a CDS encoding ABC transporter permease has translation MFKNQLKIAWRNLKNNLFFTFLNVFGLAIGVAGALLISLYIYDELSYDKMFADEALIHRINADIKFGTSSNNLAVVTPPMASVLEKEYSEVQLATRLRGWGGMLVRQANSTKNIKVNGNAFADPSFFKMFGLGLLQGNTEAALQEPNTIVISKSTAKTLFTEEQVIGKQIVLDNDEVYTVTGVIEDFPKNSFLRDYSMLMSMASNPNAKEVTWGSNNFSTFVKLNANTNIASFNKRLQNVFTSYVVPYAQKTFAPTMTVERFKSEGNSYVFSTIPLRKIHLHSDRVAELNPNNSIQNIYILSFIGLFLVVLASVNFMNLSTAQSLKRAKEVGVRKTLGSSKYHLIKQFLIESGLVAFIALIFAVLLTFLALPYFNDLANKSIEIPFLNPFFWISLLVFTLFLGLLSGSYPAFFMSKFKPVTVLKGGGKTTGTGGKIRNGLVVFQFAISVFLMGSTLVVFQQLQYIKGKDIGYTKEQVLVLDDVYAAGDQVTSFKQEIEKLASVKSVSLTSFLPTPSNRTDQSFTAKGIAVEDAVVQMQKWDVDEDYIPTLSINLVAGRNFDPKYKTDSTAIIVNETTLNRLGINPTDAIGMAFVDDSDTTEYKVIGVVKDFHISTLRNTIDPVSFRLSRRVSSKLVVKLSQGDFAKSIASIEGLWANVASEQPFNYYFLDDSFNDVYKAEERLGKIFIAFTILSILIACLGLFGLATFNAEKRIKEIGVRKVLGASISNIVYKLTLDFLKLVAISIVIAIPLAWFVMTKWLEDFSYRIEINGWSFILIAMLVLTISIVTVSYQSIKAAISNPVKSLRTE, from the coding sequence ATGTTTAAAAATCAATTAAAAATAGCATGGCGTAATTTAAAAAATAACCTGTTTTTTACATTTTTAAATGTATTTGGCTTAGCTATAGGTGTTGCGGGAGCGCTACTAATTTCATTATATATTTATGATGAGCTTAGTTATGATAAAATGTTTGCAGATGAAGCACTAATTCATAGAATAAATGCAGATATAAAATTTGGGACATCTTCTAATAATTTAGCTGTTGTAACGCCACCAATGGCATCAGTTTTAGAAAAAGAATACTCAGAAGTACAGCTAGCAACAAGGTTAAGAGGTTGGGGCGGAATGTTGGTGCGCCAAGCAAACTCTACTAAAAATATAAAAGTTAATGGTAATGCTTTTGCAGATCCTTCTTTTTTTAAAATGTTTGGACTAGGCTTATTACAAGGTAATACAGAAGCAGCATTACAAGAGCCAAATACTATTGTAATTAGTAAATCTACAGCAAAAACACTTTTTACAGAAGAGCAAGTAATAGGTAAACAAATAGTTTTAGATAATGATGAGGTATATACGGTAACAGGAGTTATAGAAGATTTTCCTAAAAATTCGTTTTTAAGAGATTATAGTATGCTTATGTCTATGGCTAGTAACCCAAATGCAAAAGAAGTTACTTGGGGAAGCAACAACTTTAGCACTTTTGTAAAGTTAAATGCTAATACTAACATAGCTAGTTTTAATAAAAGGTTGCAAAATGTATTTACAAGTTATGTTGTACCCTATGCTCAAAAAACATTTGCGCCTACAATGACGGTAGAACGCTTTAAAAGCGAGGGTAATTCTTATGTTTTTAGCACTATACCGCTACGTAAAATACACTTACACTCAGACCGTGTAGCAGAATTAAACCCCAACAATAGCATACAAAATATTTATATTTTATCATTTATAGGCTTGTTTTTAGTGGTTTTAGCAAGTGTAAATTTTATGAATCTTTCTACAGCTCAATCCCTTAAAAGAGCCAAAGAAGTTGGTGTTCGTAAAACATTAGGTTCTTCTAAATACCATTTAATAAAGCAATTTTTAATAGAGTCTGGTTTGGTGGCTTTTATAGCATTAATTTTTGCTGTCTTGCTTACTTTTTTAGCATTACCATATTTTAATGACTTAGCAAATAAAAGCATAGAAATTCCGTTTTTAAATCCGTTTTTTTGGATTTCACTTTTGGTTTTCACACTGTTTTTAGGATTACTTTCTGGCAGTTATCCGGCATTTTTTATGTCAAAATTTAAACCAGTAACGGTATTAAAAGGAGGAGGTAAAACAACAGGTACTGGCGGAAAAATAAGAAACGGATTGGTTGTTTTTCAATTTGCAATCTCTGTGTTTTTAATGGGCAGCACATTGGTAGTTTTTCAGCAATTACAATATATAAAAGGTAAAGATATTGGTTACACCAAAGAACAGGTTCTGGTTTTAGATGATGTATATGCTGCTGGTGACCAAGTAACATCTTTTAAACAAGAAATAGAGAAATTAGCAAGTGTAAAAAGTGTGTCGTTAACAAGTTTTTTACCAACGCCATCTAACAGAACAGACCAATCTTTTACGGCAAAAGGAATAGCTGTTGAAGATGCAGTAGTACAAATGCAAAAATGGGATGTAGATGAAGATTATATTCCTACCTTAAGTATAAATCTTGTTGCAGGAAGAAATTTTGACCCTAAATATAAAACAGATTCTACAGCTATTATAGTAAATGAAACAACATTAAACAGATTGGGAATTAACCCAACGGATGCTATTGGAATGGCATTTGTAGATGATTCTGATACTACAGAATATAAAGTTATTGGCGTGGTTAAAGATTTTCATATCTCTACATTACGTAATACAATAGATCCTGTAAGCTTTAGGCTAAGCCGCAGAGTAAGTAGCAAATTAGTAGTAAAACTAAGTCAAGGAGATTTTGCTAAATCTATAGCAAGTATAGAGGGTTTATGGGCAAATGTAGCTTCAGAACAACCATTTAATTATTATTTTTTAGACGATTCTTTTAACGATGTTTATAAAGCAGAAGAGCGTTTAGGTAAAATATTTATTGCTTTTACCATTTTATCTATACTAATAGCTTGTTTGGGGTTATTTGGTTTAGCAACATTTAATGCAGAAAAGCGAATTAAAGAAATAGGAGTACGCAAAGTGCTAGGAGCAAGTATAAGTAACATTGTGTACAAATTAACATTAGACTTTTTAAAACTAGTAGCAATATCTATAGTAATTGCTATACCGTTGGCTTGGTTTGTAATGACAAAGTGGTTAGAAGATTTTTCATACCGAATAGAAATTAACGGATGGTCTTTTATTTTAATTGCGATGTTGGTGCTTACAATTTCAATTGTAACAGTAAGTTATCAAAGTATAAAAGCAGCAATATCTAACCCAGTAAAAAGCTTACGAACAGAATAA
- a CDS encoding head GIN domain-containing protein — MKINQIKIITALFLVVMTMSVRAQVSEKKVAAFNKVIISPHIQVTFVEGETESVTIESSTVAEHKINVEVSGKTLRVYLEGAKEFTKSEKTNKNGYKQRTSIYKGTVVKAVVTYKNIEELSLRGEETIVCKSQFAQNKLRLKIYGESQVFLNDTDLKELHATIYGESFLELKKGSVENLKITAYGETKINTLGIKNDNTKITAYGEGSYRVQVSKKLKVTAYGEATVAYQGNPELNKGLIIGEATIQKIQ, encoded by the coding sequence ATGAAAATCAATCAAATTAAAATAATAACAGCACTTTTTTTAGTAGTAATGACTATGAGTGTTAGGGCACAAGTAAGTGAAAAAAAAGTAGCAGCATTTAATAAAGTAATTATTAGTCCGCACATACAAGTAACTTTTGTAGAAGGAGAAACAGAAAGTGTAACAATTGAAAGTAGCACTGTAGCAGAACATAAGATAAATGTTGAGGTTTCTGGAAAAACTTTACGTGTATATTTAGAAGGGGCAAAAGAGTTTACTAAAAGCGAAAAAACAAATAAAAATGGCTACAAACAGCGTACATCTATCTACAAAGGTACCGTTGTAAAAGCTGTTGTTACCTATAAAAATATAGAAGAATTATCTTTAAGAGGAGAAGAAACTATAGTGTGTAAAAGTCAGTTTGCCCAAAACAAATTACGATTAAAAATATATGGAGAATCACAAGTGTTTTTAAATGATACAGACCTTAAAGAATTGCATGCTACTATATACGGAGAAAGCTTTTTAGAACTAAAAAAAGGTAGTGTAGAAAACCTGAAAATTACAGCTTACGGAGAAACTAAAATTAACACTTTAGGCATAAAAAATGACAATACAAAAATTACAGCTTACGGTGAGGGTAGTTACCGCGTACAGGTTTCTAAAAAATTAAAAGTTACAGCTTATGGTGAGGCAACTGTTGCTTACCAAGGAAATCCGGAGTTAAATAAAGGTCTAATTATTGGCGAAGCAACTATTCAAAAAATACAGTAA
- a CDS encoding ABC transporter permease, producing MFKNHIKIAWRGLKMDKMFSALNILGLSIGLTIAILLFSFISFEKSFDKQYKSYSDIYRVLVNTTGDAFDKEIMATAPAAVAPALKEELPTVKYAARMLQHSFGETAFIKANNNNFLEKRLFWCDQELFSIFDTKFIKGDPASAITRPNTVVLSKSAAEKYFGTIDPMGKTIKVNDKTELEVTGVFEDFAKNSTVDCNLIASFSTTYFFKEPSWSNSSFETYVQLKDNASKMTSENQMQQILDKNVDKQGQWYTLSLQPLSEVHLYSNGYTSTYTSRIGSISEIKNLSFLALLILLIACVNYMNLMTARSQKRAKDVGINKTLGASSKSLVARFYAETGLLTLIALCIGIALSIAIIPVFNSITGASLDYKFLITPTFIIGVCVVWLVTTLVAGSYPAFYLSGFSPSSILKPANRTVSNAFIRKALVVFQFTASVVLIVGVLVVYQQLEFMKNKDLGYKPQNVVAISTAAIKTYNNKQALASEVKKLSSVIEVGSAQGFPGMDVSGRSLHKNDQDENGKNIQTNVADASVLDVLQLKLLAGKTLPNVKQKGDTLVDVVLNKKAIAYLGLTPEEAIGKKVDMQLGDDATIIGVVDDFNFESLHKPIGAYAFHNSRFEGKPYLLVRFNSTSITSTMKQLEAVYAKVAPDSSFDYTFLDKNMEQLYAQDRKMAQVGLLFCLLAIFVACLGLFGLAAFTAEQRKKEIGVRKVLGASVVGITQMLSKDFLKLIAVSLIVAFPVAYFVMQQWLEEFAFRVNISWFVFFIAGMCAILIALLTVSFQAIKAATANPIKSLRTE from the coding sequence ATGTTTAAAAACCATATTAAAATAGCATGGAGAGGTCTTAAAATGGACAAGATGTTTTCTGCATTAAATATTTTAGGACTATCAATAGGCTTAACAATAGCAATACTACTTTTCTCTTTTATTTCTTTTGAAAAAAGCTTTGACAAACAATATAAGAGCTACTCAGATATATACAGAGTGTTGGTTAATACTACAGGAGATGCTTTTGATAAAGAAATTATGGCAACAGCTCCGGCAGCAGTTGCACCAGCTTTAAAAGAAGAATTGCCTACAGTAAAATATGCAGCCAGAATGTTGCAACACAGCTTTGGCGAAACAGCCTTTATAAAAGCAAATAATAATAATTTTTTAGAAAAAAGATTGTTTTGGTGTGACCAGGAACTTTTTTCAATTTTTGATACTAAATTTATAAAAGGAGATCCTGCTTCCGCAATTACAAGACCTAATACCGTTGTGTTGTCTAAAAGTGCAGCAGAAAAATACTTTGGAACTATAGACCCTATGGGGAAAACTATAAAAGTAAATGATAAAACAGAATTAGAAGTAACGGGTGTTTTTGAAGACTTTGCTAAAAACAGTACGGTAGATTGTAATTTAATAGCATCATTTAGTACCACATACTTTTTTAAAGAACCAAGCTGGAGCAACTCTAGTTTTGAGACTTATGTGCAATTAAAAGACAATGCATCTAAAATGACTTCAGAAAATCAAATGCAGCAAATTTTAGATAAAAACGTGGACAAGCAAGGACAATGGTATACACTTTCTTTACAGCCATTATCAGAGGTGCACTTATATTCTAACGGTTACACAAGTACATACACATCTAGAATTGGTAGTATTTCTGAAATTAAAAACTTATCGTTTTTAGCATTGCTTATTTTACTTATTGCTTGCGTTAATTATATGAATTTAATGACAGCACGCTCTCAAAAAAGAGCAAAAGATGTGGGTATAAATAAAACGCTTGGAGCATCATCTAAAAGTTTAGTTGCTAGGTTTTATGCAGAAACAGGTTTGCTAACTCTAATTGCATTATGTATTGGTATTGCACTATCTATTGCAATTATTCCTGTTTTTAATAGTATAACAGGTGCTAGTTTAGATTATAAATTTTTAATAACTCCAACTTTTATTATTGGTGTATGTGTTGTTTGGTTGGTAACTACATTGGTGGCGGGTTCTTACCCTGCTTTTTATCTATCAGGATTTTCACCTAGTTCTATATTAAAACCAGCAAACAGAACCGTAAGTAATGCATTTATTAGAAAAGCATTGGTTGTATTTCAGTTTACAGCTTCTGTGGTTTTAATTGTGGGTGTATTAGTTGTGTACCAACAGTTAGAGTTTATGAAAAATAAAGACTTGGGTTATAAGCCACAAAACGTTGTAGCTATTTCTACAGCTGCAATTAAAACTTACAATAACAAACAGGCTTTAGCAAGTGAGGTTAAAAAACTAAGCTCGGTTATAGAAGTTGGTTCTGCCCAGGGTTTTCCTGGTATGGATGTAAGTGGAAGATCTTTACATAAAAACGACCAAGATGAAAACGGAAAAAATATACAAACCAATGTAGCAGATGCTAGCGTTTTAGATGTATTGCAATTAAAGCTTTTAGCAGGTAAAACATTACCAAACGTGAAGCAAAAGGGCGATACGCTTGTAGATGTGGTTTTAAATAAAAAAGCAATTGCATACTTAGGTTTAACACCAGAAGAAGCTATTGGCAAAAAAGTAGATATGCAGTTGGGAGATGATGCTACAATAATTGGTGTTGTAGACGATTTTAATTTTGAGTCTTTACACAAACCAATTGGTGCTTATGCTTTTCATAACAGTAGGTTTGAGGGCAAGCCTTACTTGCTTGTTCGTTTTAATAGCACATCTATAACAAGTACAATGAAACAATTAGAAGCTGTATATGCTAAGGTTGCTCCAGACTCTAGTTTTGATTATACGTTCTTGGATAAAAATATGGAACAGCTATATGCGCAAGATCGTAAAATGGCACAAGTTGGATTGTTATTTTGTTTGCTAGCCATTTTTGTAGCGTGTTTAGGCTTGTTTGGTTTAGCAGCATTTACAGCAGAGCAACGTAAAAAAGAAATAGGTGTGCGCAAGGTGTTGGGCGCAAGTGTAGTAGGCATAACGCAAATGTTATCTAAAGATTTTTTAAAGTTAATAGCTGTGTCTTTAATAGTGGCTTTTCCTGTTGCGTATTTTGTAATGCAACAATGGTTAGAGGAGTTTGCTTTTAGAGTAAATATTAGTTGGTTTGTGTTTTTTATAGCAGGTATGTGTGCTATTTTAATAGCGCTATTAACGGTAAGTTTTCAGGCAATAAAAGCAGCAACAGCAAATCCAATAAAAAGTTTAAGAACGGAGTAA
- a CDS encoding FtsX-like permease family protein: MIKNYFKIAFRNLFNNKLFSLIKISSLAIGLSVSFVIGLMVYYDFTFDKFHPDKDHIYRVTTEFVTPEGSFYNPGVSVPLADALKQNSASLAAVAPFLTTYPLHIKNTATDKTFKRPDYVIYADKGFFNVFKYKWLAGSKESALESPNQLVLSEKRAKKYFPNTAYTDIIGANMVYNDTINMQVTGVVANFTERTDIVFEEFISLKTAHQSDMTSAVLSSNWNGTNSASQLFIKIAKNSSAKNVQLTLNKLAKEHKDPNEEEFGNERKFYMQPLQEMHFDTNYYTFDFDSEPASKSVLISLGCIALFLLLLGSINFINLNTAQATQRAKEIGVRKTLGGSKKQLIYQFLGETFLLTICAAIVSIALSFWLLNIFANYIPAGLSSELFAEPTVIVFIIVLLLVVTLLSGFYPAVVLSHFKPIAVLKNQIVASNDKTSLRKYLTVFQFIIAQVFIIATLLVGKQIAFLLQKDMGFRTEAIASVRAPWYTMTPEKQQRLLTKIEAIPEVNKVSLAEYPPASFSTSATNTSYFDETNAPVHTELQLLYGDKNYLDIYGIELLAGRKQSNDSIKEFVINQTYLRLLGFKKPNDAIGKMIKSEGEEHQIVGVMKDFNQRSLKTGIKPLAFVGTGGANRKFKTFHISFANVNGENLSNATKKLENAWNSVYTDEPFELIFMDETIKHFYSQERKTAVLLNWATGLAIAISCLGLLGLVVYTTERRTKEIGIRKVLGASLLELNLLLSKEFLSLVAIAFIIAAPIAYFGIDYWLQDFANKTNLSWWVFAISGVIMLIVAMLIMGVRTYMSSTKNPIKSLRTE, from the coding sequence ATGATTAAGAATTATTTTAAAATAGCGTTTAGAAACTTATTTAATAATAAACTCTTTTCTTTAATTAAGATTAGTAGTTTGGCTATTGGCCTAAGCGTGTCTTTTGTTATTGGTTTAATGGTGTATTATGATTTTACTTTTGATAAATTTCATCCAGACAAAGATCATATATACAGAGTAACAACAGAGTTTGTAACTCCAGAGGGTAGTTTTTATAATCCGGGAGTTTCAGTTCCTTTAGCTGATGCCTTAAAACAAAATTCGGCTAGTTTGGCTGCTGTTGCCCCTTTTTTAACTACGTATCCGTTACATATAAAAAACACAGCAACAGATAAAACATTTAAAAGACCAGATTATGTAATTTATGCAGATAAAGGTTTTTTTAATGTATTTAAATATAAATGGTTGGCTGGCTCTAAAGAAAGTGCGCTAGAGAGTCCAAATCAGTTAGTATTATCAGAAAAAAGAGCTAAAAAATATTTCCCCAATACCGCTTATACAGATATAATAGGCGCAAATATGGTGTATAATGATACCATAAATATGCAAGTAACTGGTGTGGTAGCTAATTTTACAGAGCGTACAGATATTGTTTTTGAAGAGTTTATATCATTAAAAACAGCTCATCAGTCAGATATGACAAGTGCTGTATTAAGTAGCAATTGGAACGGAACCAACTCGGCTTCACAATTGTTTATAAAAATAGCTAAAAATTCTAGTGCTAAAAATGTACAGCTTACACTAAATAAGTTAGCAAAAGAACATAAAGACCCTAATGAAGAAGAGTTTGGTAATGAGCGTAAGTTTTATATGCAGCCACTACAAGAAATGCATTTTGATACTAACTATTACACTTTTGATTTTGACTCGGAGCCAGCAAGTAAATCGGTACTAATAAGTTTAGGCTGTATTGCTCTTTTTTTACTGCTGTTAGGTAGTATTAATTTTATAAATTTAAATACAGCACAAGCAACGCAAAGAGCAAAAGAAATTGGTGTTAGAAAAACACTAGGAGGCTCTAAAAAACAACTAATTTATCAGTTTTTAGGAGAAACTTTTTTACTAACCATTTGTGCAGCAATTGTGTCCATAGCACTTTCTTTTTGGCTGTTAAATATATTTGCAAACTATATACCAGCAGGTCTAAGTTCAGAGCTGTTTGCAGAGCCAACAGTTATTGTATTTATTATTGTATTACTATTAGTTGTTACATTATTATCTGGTTTTTATCCGGCAGTAGTACTCTCTCATTTTAAACCAATAGCAGTACTAAAAAATCAAATTGTAGCTTCTAATGATAAAACATCATTACGTAAATACTTAACTGTTTTTCAGTTTATAATAGCGCAGGTTTTTATAATAGCAACGCTTTTAGTGGGTAAGCAAATAGCATTTTTATTGCAAAAAGATATGGGTTTTAGAACCGAAGCCATAGCATCTGTTAGAGCTCCTTGGTATACTATGACGCCAGAAAAACAACAACGATTATTAACTAAAATTGAAGCCATACCAGAGGTAAACAAAGTTAGTTTAGCAGAATATCCGCCAGCATCTTTTAGTACTAGCGCAACAAATACTAGTTATTTTGATGAAACTAATGCACCAGTACATACAGAACTACAATTATTATATGGCGATAAAAACTATTTAGATATCTACGGAATTGAATTACTTGCCGGAAGAAAGCAAAGCAATGATAGTATTAAAGAATTTGTAATTAACCAAACGTACTTGCGTTTATTAGGTTTTAAAAAGCCCAACGATGCTATAGGAAAAATGATTAAAAGTGAAGGTGAAGAACACCAAATAGTAGGTGTTATGAAAGATTTTAATCAGCGTTCTTTAAAAACAGGAATTAAACCATTGGCTTTTGTAGGTACAGGCGGAGCAAACAGAAAATTTAAAACATTTCATATTTCTTTTGCTAATGTTAACGGAGAAAACTTATCTAATGCAACTAAAAAGTTAGAAAATGCTTGGAACAGTGTTTACACAGATGAGCCTTTTGAACTTATTTTTATGGATGAGACTATAAAACACTTTTATAGCCAGGAACGTAAAACTGCTGTATTGTTAAATTGGGCAACAGGTTTAGCTATTGCAATTAGCTGTTTAGGTTTACTAGGTCTTGTGGTTTATACTACAGAACGCAGAACCAAAGAAATAGGTATACGTAAAGTATTAGGAGCATCTTTATTAGAACTAAATCTGTTGCTAAGTAAAGAGTTTTTAAGCTTGGTTGCTATTGCATTTATAATTGCTGCGCCAATAGCCTATTTTGGTATAGATTATTGGTTGCAAGACTTTGCAAATAAAACTAATTTAAGTTGGTGGGTTTTTGCAATTAGCGGTGTTATTATGCTAATAGTTGCAATGTTAATTATGGGTGTGCGCACTTACATGTCATCTACTAAAAATCCAATAAAAAGTTTACGAACAGAATAA
- a CDS encoding ABC transporter ATP-binding protein, translated as MLLELNNIYKWVQSGGQKIFLLKDINLKVEEGEFISIMGPSGSGKSTLLNIIGMLDVFNEGEYNFLEDSVHNLKEKHRSNLYKQYIGFVFQAYHLLDELTVYENLEMPLLYKKYGSSERKALVADMLDKFNIVGKQNLFPSQLSGGQQQLVGIARALISSPKLILADEPTGNLNSKQGEEIMEIFKELNKEGVTIIQVTHSEKNAAYGSRTLNLLDGRQV; from the coding sequence ATGTTATTAGAATTAAACAATATATACAAGTGGGTACAGTCTGGCGGACAAAAAATATTTTTGCTAAAAGACATTAATTTAAAAGTAGAAGAAGGCGAGTTTATTTCTATTATGGGGCCGTCTGGTTCAGGAAAATCTACCTTACTTAATATTATAGGTATGCTAGATGTATTTAATGAGGGTGAATATAATTTTTTAGAAGACTCTGTGCACAATTTAAAAGAAAAACACCGCTCTAACTTGTATAAACAGTACATTGGTTTTGTTTTTCAGGCCTATCATTTATTAGATGAGCTTACCGTTTATGAAAACTTAGAAATGCCATTGTTGTACAAAAAGTATGGCTCGTCTGAGCGTAAAGCATTGGTGGCAGATATGCTAGATAAATTTAATATTGTAGGCAAACAGAACCTGTTTCCTAGTCAGCTTAGTGGTGGTCAACAGCAGTTGGTAGGTATTGCAAGAGCCTTAATTTCTAGTCCAAAACTTATTTTAGCAGATGAGCCAACAGGTAATTTAAACTCTAAGCAGGGAGAAGAAATTATGGAGATTTTTAAAGAGTTAAATAAAGAAGGCGTAACAATTATACAGGTTACACACTCAGAAAAAAATGCGGCTTATGGGTCTAGAACCTTAAATTTATTAGACGGAAGACAAGTATAA